GTTGCGGGGCCAGATCAGTTGTGAATTTTGGTAGGAAAGCGAGCGTTTTTTCTCTATGTCTTTGTCGCGCACGAACGTATTTCAGAGCCAGACTGCTTtcttttcgttttatttttattttacggcgttacataatacataacgTTCAActatctctcttcctctcaCTCTCATCCGCAAAAAAAATCTCTACGATACTGAGGGGGGGTAATGTAACGTATTATCGTGGGTCTGTTTGTATATTGGGGGGGGGGGTATAGTTTTGACACTTGCTGGATCTAAgagcgggggggggggggggcagggATTCCAATATTAGTCACAAGACACGAGGGCGTAATGAAACAACTATGAAAGTGACAGGGGGGCAGTagcgataataatataaatctttaaagaGAGAAACTTCGTGCTAATTGCGAACGTACCTTCGCCGTTTCTGTACTCCAGAGTATCGCAGTCGCTTGGCTGTTTCTTGTTGCACTCGTCCGAGGCCCTGCTGCAACGAAATCGCAAGGCATAGCAGTCAAATTGAGCAAAATAGCTGAGCGAAAAAAGTTCTTCTCACGCCTTTGCGAAGAAAGTTCGATAATTCGCGAATTATCGTtcgcaatctttttttttttttttcatttatgaggcaaaaatgttttgaatatattaattgatagtGAAAGTGATTCAATTACCTTCTAAGGATCAGAACGGTCATAATGATGATAATCACGAGAAGCACGACCACAGCGACGATCGCCCCTGCGATTATCCTAACCTGCATGTTGTCCTCCTCGCCGATGTAATCTGCGTAAAAACGCGCTCGTATTAGAGACGCGGTGCGAAAGGGGGATTGCGAAATGTGAGATCTGGATGCCGCGCGCTTACCTGGGCCTATCGCGTGGGGTGTCTTCTTAAATACCACCGGCGTGTACTCGCCCCAGCCGCGGGTGGTCTTGGCGCGAACCTGTATCGCGTAATCCGTGGAAGATTTGAGACCTTTGAACGTGGCGGACAGCTCGGACGTTTGAATGACGGTTGCATTAGTGGCGTCGTCGTAGCGCGGGTAACACCTCACTGTGTATCAGATATCGAGACGATTATTAATCCCGCCGCCATCGCCGCTTgttcgatcgcgcgcgcgcgcgatcgaatGATCGATCCGGATGCGAATTGATCTCGATGCGCAACGTTACGGTGGTATTACGACTTTACTACCTTCGTATCTCTCGACGAGATCGCTGTCGCCGCTGACACCGACTTCGGTCACCGGCGCGTCCCAGCTGATGCTCAACTCCGAACTCTTGACGCTCGTGATTCGCACGTTGCTCACCAGGCTCGGTACGGAGGCCTCCGTCGTAACGGTGATGTCCACGTATTCCGCTTTGCCGGACAACGGCGTCACGCCGTTCTCGGCGAACACTTGGAAGCGATATGTCGTCACCGCGTTCAGGCCGGTTATCGTGATCTTCGTGTCGTTGAAGATGTCCTGTCGCAAAATCGAAGCAATTTCgcgtaaaatttctttcaattcaaAAACTATCGCGCGTAATCCGCacttgtatatatgtatacggcTTTGTGGGGAAACTCACGGGATTACTGGGAATGTATTTGACGCCCACGCTGCACGCGTCGCAGGCTACTCTGTAAGTCGTGTCGGTTCTGCCACCCTGCATATGCGGCGCGTTCCAGGAAAGGATCACCGTGGACTGATCGACAAAGTTGACGGTCAGGTTTTGCGGCGCCGAAGGTGGTTCTGCAAGAAATGTGTTCTTGAAGATTCTTGCCGTCCCCCCAAATTCCTACCATCTCTCGCGTACGCGTGACTTTTAATTTCAAGCGGCCCATCGCGTCCATTGCACCGAATAGTtagaaacataattataaattacaaaattgaacattttaagacgtctaaaaaattttgatttttcgaacatgttaaaattgttgtttttttttccctaaATATGGAAAGAATGGCAGAaatgttttatagaaataacgtttgctttgcattaattttaatactcaCTCGTGCAAGGCATGTTCTTCGGATCCTTCCCCGCTCGATAATAACCCGCGTCGCAACGACACTCCGTGAAACCGTAATCGGATGCTTTACTGTGCTCCGGACACGGTTCGCATGGTTCCGCGCCCGCCACGTGTTTGAACTTGCCTATTGGGCACTCTTTGCACTCTTGCTTGTCTACATCAGCCTGAAAACCGGGTTTGCAGTGGCATCCACCCGAATGTAGGTACCACTTGCCGTCTCCCTTGCAGAGGGAAGTCGGTTCTTGAATTTTTACGGCGTTCGGGACGCAAGTGCCGACGGTTTGTTCGATAACCGTGACCTCTTTGCCGGTCGGCGTGGCCGGGTAGCGCGAGAAATTCACCGCGATCTCGGGACAGCTGATATAGTACACCTTGATAGCTAGGATCGATATGCAGGCGCCCTGATCGCGAAAAGCGAAGTAGACGCCCTTCTTCGTCACCGGGATCGACTTTATCTCCGTGTTTATCGTTACCTCGGAATTCATATTGAACCTGCCCTCGCCCGGAGCTATGCGACCTGCGGATGTACCAAATCGGTATGAAAAGTCACTCTAGATATCGCGAACATTGTtcatttcattaaagaaaGGAACGAATCAAGAGGGAAGAAggggagaaaaaataaaatgtcaattataaaatttttttaaagacttatttttgaatatgtttttttaaggaaacaatagaagcatttaaagttgttattttcgaaatattatcAGTGTCCTCCCTTTGTGAGGTGAATTCTTCGATTGCCATGCCTTTATTATTACATCATCACTCACCGATAAGTTTGTAACTGTCTGGCTCCCACGGGGGCGGCTCCTTGGTGGCAGCGTCGAACTCATAGTAGAGCAAACTGAACGTCTCTTTACAGCTGAGAGCGTTGCCGGGGAACAGCGAGCAGTCGCGGGTCGTGAATTTGATTTCTATGTACATGCGATTCGCCGGGCCGCGCTCCACGAACGGCGTCCACAGCCAATTGTTCACGTTGTTGTACGCTACGTCGCATACTACGTAACTCCGCCAATTGATTCCCTTGTCGAAGTTCGTGAAAGATTCCTCCACCCACTGTAACAggaataaagaaaagagaCAAACATTAATCCCTATTTCAGTATCCTTTTTCTCTTAATTCTACACTAAGAATCTCGACGGAAAACCCAATGTAGGTTAAAAAGGACCTTTTTTCGAACATATTTAGAAAGCAACCGTGTCCTCCGTGTCAAAAGAAGGTCTTTGACAATGAAAGGAAAAGAATCTGCGATTCTAACCCAATTTTCTCGGTGTTACCACCAACCGCGACGAAAGCGAGAAAGTACGACCCGCCGTTGTctttgtcgtcgtcgtcgtcgtcgtcgtcgtcgtcgtcgtcgtcgtcgtcgtcggccgACATCGGGCAATAGAATCCCACCCTCGACGGTAAATGACGAGGCGGAGAGGCCAGGTCGTCGACTTGCGACAAACAGACCGCAAGGAATTACCGGCGCGCGTTACCATTAGTTTTATTGCCCCCCTCGGCTCTCGGGCTCGTCCCGAGAGCGACCGCAAAAAGTTCCGACCGGGGCAAGAAGGAttcatcgtcgtcgtcctcgtcgcCGTCACCGGAacccctctctctttctttcgttttttctccctctctctctctctctctctctctccccctccccctctttctctttctacaATCGCTTCTACTCTCCtcgttctcttttttctttttcttacgCGCCTCTCCGCTCCCGCGTATTTCATACTCC
Above is a genomic segment from Linepithema humile isolate Giens D197 chromosome 6, Lhum_UNIL_v1.0, whole genome shotgun sequence containing:
- the Eph gene encoding ephrin type-B receptor 1 isoform X5, with product MAPFNMAGVAGLLATCAAVAASAAHLLPLLLLLICPRGTPAEQVVLLDTTTEEKLDWTRYPFGPQASTPGWVEESFTNFDKGINWRSYVVCDVAYNNVNNWLWTPFVERGPANRMYIEIKFTTRDCSLFPGNALSCKETFSLLYYEFDAATKEPPPWEPDSYKLIGRIAPGEGRFNMNSEVTINTEIKSIPVTKKGVYFAFRDQGACISILAIKVYYISCPEIAVNFSRYPATPTGKEVTVIEQTVGTCVPNAVKIQEPTSLCKGDGKWYLHSGGCHCKPGFQADVDKQECKECPIGKFKHVAGAEPCEPCPEHSKASDYGFTECRCDAGYYRAGKDPKNMPCTKPPSAPQNLTVNFVDQSTVILSWNAPHMQGGRTDTTYRVACDACSVGVKYIPSNPDIFNDTKITITGLNAVTTYRFQVFAENGVTPLSGKAEYVDITVTTEASVPSLVSNVRITSVKSSELSISWDAPVTEVGVSGDSDLVERYEVRCYPRYDDATNATVIQTSELSATFKGLKSSTDYAIQVRAKTTRGWGEYTPVVFKKTPHAIGPDYIGEEDNMQVRIIAGAIVAVVVLLVIIIIMTVLILRSRASDECNKKQPSDCDTLEYRNGEGLVVTYMHCKMDSSPIVTTHTNNKSKSSLGVAAAGAGGAGGAGARSYVDPHTYEDPNQAVREFAREIDAGYITIEAIIGGGEFGDVCRGKLKLPPDGRTEIDVAIKTLKPGSADKARNDFLTEASIMGQFEHPNVIFLQGVVTKSNPVMIITEFMENGSLDTFLRANDGKFQVLQLVGMLRGIASGMQYLAEMNYVHRDLAARNVLVNAALVCKIADFGLSREIESATEGAYTTRGGKIPVRWTAPEAIAFRKFTSASDVWSMGIVCWEVMSYGERPYWNWSNQDVIKSIEKGYRLPAPMDCPEAIYQLMLDCWQKERTHRPTFANLTQTLDKLIRSPDTLRKIAQNSVRPPAHNPYYVTSHTAAAQAAAAAAVAAVTMPPGPAASTAGPFVDVVGHQAHQQAQSAIAVPVMPPGAGRSLHYHTHAATHALPHQQSPLTYPNWVPFSHFG
- the Eph gene encoding ephrin type-A receptor 4-A isoform X9, which gives rise to MAPFNMAGVAGLLATCAAVAASAAHLLPLLLLLICPRGTPAEQVVLLDTTTEEKLDWTRYPFGPQASTPGWVEESFTNFDKGINWRSYVVCDVAYNNVNNWLWTPFVERGPANRMYIEIKFTTRDCSLFPGNALSCKETFSLLYYEFDAATKEPPPWEPDSYKLIGRIAPGEGRFNMNSEVTINTEIKSIPVTKKGVYFAFRDQGACISILAIKVYYISCPEIAVNFSRYPATPTGKEVTVIEQTVGTCVPNAVKIQEPTSLCKGDGKWYLHSGGCHCKPGFQADVDKQECKECPIGKFKHVAGAEPCEPCPEHSKASDYGFTECRCDAGYYRAGKDPKNMPCTKPPSAPQNLTVNFVDQSTVILSWNAPHMQGGRTDTTYRVACDACSVGVKYIPSNPDIFNDTKITITGLNAVTTYRFQVFAENGVTPLSGKAEYVDITVTTEASVPSLVSNVRITSVKSSELSISWDAPVTEVGVSGDSDLVERYEVRCYPRYDDATNATVIQTSELSATFKGLKSSTDYAIQVRAKTTRGWGEYTPVVFKKTPHAIGPDYIGEEDNMQVRIIAGAIVAVVVLLVIIIIMTVLILRRASDECNKKQPSDCDTLEYRNGEGLVVTYMTTPLFTPAVGVAAAGAGGAGGAGARSYVDPHTYEDPNQAVREFAREIDAGYITIEAIIGGGEFGDVCRGKLKLPPDGRTEIDVAIKTLKPGSADKARNDFLTEASIMGQFEHPNVIFLQGVVTKSNPVMIITEFMENGSLDTFLRANDGKFQVLQLVGMLRGIASGMQYLAEMNYVHRDLAARNVLVNAALVCKIADFGLSREIESATEGAYTTRGGKIPVRWTAPEAIAFRKFTSASDVWSMGIVCWEVMSYGERPYWNWSNQDVIKSIEKGYRLPAPMDCPEAIYQLMLDCWQKERTHRPTFANLTQTLDKLIRSPDTLRKIAQNSVRPPAHNPYYVTSHTAAAQAAAAAAVAAVTMPPGPAASTAGPFVDVVGHQAHQQAQSAIAVPVMPPGAGRSLHYHTHAATHALPHQQSPLTYPNWVPFSHFG
- the Eph gene encoding ephrin type-B receptor 1 isoform X12 produces the protein MAPFNMAGVAGLLATCAAVAASAAHLLPLLLLLICPRGTPAEQVVLLDTTTEEKLDWTRYPFGPQASTPGWVEESFTNFDKGINWRSYVVCDVAYNNVNNWLWTPFVERGPANRMYIEIKFTTRDCSLFPGNALSCKETFSLLYYEFDAATKEPPPWEPDSYKLIGRIAPGEGRFNMNSEVTINTEIKSIPVTKKGVYFAFRDQGACISILAIKVYYISCPEIAVNFSRYPATPTGKEVTVIEQTVGTCVPNAVKIQEPTSLCKGDGKWYLHSGGCHCKPGFQADVDKQECKECPIGKFKHVAGAEPCEPCPEHSKASDYGFTECRCDAGYYRAGKDPKNMPCTKPPSAPQNLTVNFVDQSTVILSWNAPHMQGGRTDTTYRVACDACSVGVKYIPSNPDIFNDTKITITGLNAVTTYRFQVFAENGVTPLSGKAEYVDITVTTEASVPSLVSNVRITSVKSSELSISWDAPVTEVGVSGDSDLVERYEVRCYPRYDDATNATVIQTSELSATFKGLKSSTDYAIQVRAKTTRGWGEYTPVVFKKTPHAIGPDYIGEEDNMQVRIIAGAIVAVVVLLVIIIIMTVLILRSRASDECNKKQPSDCDTLEYRNGEVGVAAAGAGGAGGAGARSYVDPHTYEDPNQAVREFAREIDAGYITIEAIIGGGEFGDVCRGKLKLPPDGRTEIDVAIKTLKPGSADKARNDFLTEASIMGQFEHPNVIFLQGVVTKSNPVMIITEFMENGSLDTFLRANDGKFQVLQLVGMLRGIASGMQYLAEMNYVHRDLAARNVLVNAALVCKIADFGLSREIESATEGAYTTRGGKIPVRWTAPEAIAFRKFTSASDVWSMGIVCWEVMSYGERPYWNWSNQDVIKSIEKGYRLPAPMDCPEAIYQLMLDCWQKERTHRPTFANLTQTLDKLIRSPDTLRKIAQNSVRPPAHNPYYVTSHTAAAQAAAAAAVAAVTMPPGPAASTAGPFVDVVGHQAHQQAQSAIAVPVMPPGAGRSLHYHTHAATHALPHQQSPLTYPNWVPFSHFG
- the Eph gene encoding ephrin type-A receptor 4-A isoform X11, which gives rise to MAPFNMAGVAGLLATCAAVAASAAHLLPLLLLLICPRGTPAEQVVLLDTTTEEKLDWTRYPFGPQASTPGWVEESFTNFDKGINWRSYVVCDVAYNNVNNWLWTPFVERGPANRMYIEIKFTTRDCSLFPGNALSCKETFSLLYYEFDAATKEPPPWEPDSYKLIGRIAPGEGRFNMNSEVTINTEIKSIPVTKKGVYFAFRDQGACISILAIKVYYISCPEIAVNFSRYPATPTGKEVTVIEQTVGTCVPNAVKIQEPTSLCKGDGKWYLHSGGCHCKPGFQADVDKQECKECPIGKFKHVAGAEPCEPCPEHSKASDYGFTECRCDAGYYRAGKDPKNMPCTKPPSAPQNLTVNFVDQSTVILSWNAPHMQGGRTDTTYRVACDACSVGVKYIPSNPDIFNDTKITITGLNAVTTYRFQVFAENGVTPLSGKAEYVDITVTTEASVPSLVSNVRITSVKSSELSISWDAPVTEVGVSGDSDLVERYEVRCYPRYDDATNATVIQTSELSATFKGLKSSTDYAIQVRAKTTRGWGEYTPVVFKKTPHAIGPDYIGEEDNMQVRIIAGAIVAVVVLLVIIIIMTVLILRRASDECNKKQPSDCDTLEYRNGEVTTPLFTPAVGVAAAGAGGAGGAGARSYVDPHTYEDPNQAVREFAREIDAGYITIEAIIGGGEFGDVCRGKLKLPPDGRTEIDVAIKTLKPGSADKARNDFLTEASIMGQFEHPNVIFLQGVVTKSNPVMIITEFMENGSLDTFLRANDGKFQVLQLVGMLRGIASGMQYLAEMNYVHRDLAARNVLVNAALVCKIADFGLSREIESATEGAYTTRGGKIPVRWTAPEAIAFRKFTSASDVWSMGIVCWEVMSYGERPYWNWSNQDVIKSIEKGYRLPAPMDCPEAIYQLMLDCWQKERTHRPTFANLTQTLDKLIRSPDTLRKIAQNSVRPPAHNPYYVTSHTAAAQAAAAAAVAAVTMPPGPAASTAGPFVDVVGHQAHQQAQSAIAVPVMPPGAGRSLHYHTHAATHALPHQQSPLTYPNWVPFSHFG
- the Eph gene encoding ephrin type-B receptor 1 isoform X3; protein product: MAPFNMAGVAGLLATCAAVAASAAHLLPLLLLLICPRGTPAEQVVLLDTTTEEKLDWTRYPFGPQASTPGWVEESFTNFDKGINWRSYVVCDVAYNNVNNWLWTPFVERGPANRMYIEIKFTTRDCSLFPGNALSCKETFSLLYYEFDAATKEPPPWEPDSYKLIGRIAPGEGRFNMNSEVTINTEIKSIPVTKKGVYFAFRDQGACISILAIKVYYISCPEIAVNFSRYPATPTGKEVTVIEQTVGTCVPNAVKIQEPTSLCKGDGKWYLHSGGCHCKPGFQADVDKQECKECPIGKFKHVAGAEPCEPCPEHSKASDYGFTECRCDAGYYRAGKDPKNMPCTKPPSAPQNLTVNFVDQSTVILSWNAPHMQGGRTDTTYRVACDACSVGVKYIPSNPDIFNDTKITITGLNAVTTYRFQVFAENGVTPLSGKAEYVDITVTTEASVPSLVSNVRITSVKSSELSISWDAPVTEVGVSGDSDLVERYEVRCYPRYDDATNATVIQTSELSATFKGLKSSTDYAIQVRAKTTRGWGEYTPVVFKKTPHAIGPDYIGEEDNMQVRIIAGAIVAVVVLLVIIIIMTVLILRSRASDECNKKQPSDCDTLEYRNGEVHCKMDSSPIVTTHTNNKSKSSLTTPLFTPAVGVAAAGAGGAGGAGARSYVDPHTYEDPNQAVREFAREIDAGYITIEAIIGGGEFGDVCRGKLKLPPDGRTEIDVAIKTLKPGSADKARNDFLTEASIMGQFEHPNVIFLQGVVTKSNPVMIITEFMENGSLDTFLRANDGKFQVLQLVGMLRGIASGMQYLAEMNYVHRDLAARNVLVNAALVCKIADFGLSREIESATEGAYTTRGGKIPVRWTAPEAIAFRKFTSASDVWSMGIVCWEVMSYGERPYWNWSNQDVIKSIEKGYRLPAPMDCPEAIYQLMLDCWQKERTHRPTFANLTQTLDKLIRSPDTLRKIAQNSVRPPAHNPYYVTSHTAAAQAAAAAAVAAVTMPPGPAASTAGPFVDVVGHQAHQQAQSAIAVPVMPPGAGRSLHYHTHAATHALPHQQSPLTYPNWVPFSHFG
- the Eph gene encoding ephrin type-B receptor 1 isoform X15; this encodes MAPFNMAGVAGLLATCAAVAASAAHLLPLLLLLICPRGTPAEQVVLLDTTTEEKLDWTRYPFGPQASTPGWVEESFTNFDKGINWRSYVVCDVAYNNVNNWLWTPFVERGPANRMYIEIKFTTRDCSLFPGNALSCKETFSLLYYEFDAATKEPPPWEPDSYKLIGRIAPGEGRFNMNSEVTINTEIKSIPVTKKGVYFAFRDQGACISILAIKVYYISCPEIAVNFSRYPATPTGKEVTVIEQTVGTCVPNAVKIQEPTSLCKGDGKWYLHSGGCHCKPGFQADVDKQECKECPIGKFKHVAGAEPCEPCPEHSKASDYGFTECRCDAGYYRAGKDPKNMPCTKPPSAPQNLTVNFVDQSTVILSWNAPHMQGGRTDTTYRVACDACSVGVKYIPSNPDIFNDTKITITGLNAVTTYRFQVFAENGVTPLSGKAEYVDITVTTEASVPSLVSNVRITSVKSSELSISWDAPVTEVGVSGDSDLVERYEVRCYPRYDDATNATVIQTSELSATFKGLKSSTDYAIQVRAKTTRGWGEYTPVVFKKTPHAIGPDYIGEEDNMQVRIIAGAIVAVVVLLVIIIIMTVLILRRASDECNKKQPSDCDTLEYRNGEVTTPLFTPAVGVAAAGAGGAGGAGARSYVDPHTYEDPNQAVREFAREIDAGYITIEAIIGGGEFGDVCRGKLKLPPDGRTEIDVAIKTLKPGSADKARNDFLTEASIMGQFEHPNVIFLQGVVTKSNPVMIITEFMENGSLDTFLRANDGKFQVLQLVGMLRGIASGMQYLAEMNYVHRDLAARNVLVNAALVCKIADFGLSREIESATEGAYTTRGGKIPVRWTAPEAIAFRKFTSASDVWSMGIVCWEVMSYGERPYWNWSNQDVIKSIEKGYRLPAPMDCPEAIYQLMLDCWQKERTHRPTFANLTQTLDKLIRSPDTLRKIAQNRGTNPLAPDAVDLTQLTSVSEWLASIKMSRYAESFERAGVTTLEAAARVTVQELTALGITLVGHQKKIMNSVTALRAQMSATSQGFLV
- the Eph gene encoding ephrin type-B receptor 1 isoform X10, which codes for MAPFNMAGVAGLLATCAAVAASAAHLLPLLLLLICPRGTPAEQVVLLDTTTEEKLDWTRYPFGPQASTPGWVEESFTNFDKGINWRSYVVCDVAYNNVNNWLWTPFVERGPANRMYIEIKFTTRDCSLFPGNALSCKETFSLLYYEFDAATKEPPPWEPDSYKLIGRIAPGEGRFNMNSEVTINTEIKSIPVTKKGVYFAFRDQGACISILAIKVYYISCPEIAVNFSRYPATPTGKEVTVIEQTVGTCVPNAVKIQEPTSLCKGDGKWYLHSGGCHCKPGFQADVDKQECKECPIGKFKHVAGAEPCEPCPEHSKASDYGFTECRCDAGYYRAGKDPKNMPCTKPPSAPQNLTVNFVDQSTVILSWNAPHMQGGRTDTTYRVACDACSVGVKYIPSNPDIFNDTKITITGLNAVTTYRFQVFAENGVTPLSGKAEYVDITVTTEASVPSLVSNVRITSVKSSELSISWDAPVTEVGVSGDSDLVERYEVRCYPRYDDATNATVIQTSELSATFKGLKSSTDYAIQVRAKTTRGWGEYTPVVFKKTPHAIGPDYIGEEDNMQVRIIAGAIVAVVVLLVIIIIMTVLILRSRASDECNKKQPSDCDTLEYRNGEVTTPLFTPAVGVAAAGAGGAGGAGARSYVDPHTYEDPNQAVREFAREIDAGYITIEAIIGGGEFGDVCRGKLKLPPDGRTEIDVAIKTLKPGSADKARNDFLTEASIMGQFEHPNVIFLQGVVTKSNPVMIITEFMENGSLDTFLRANDGKFQVLQLVGMLRGIASGMQYLAEMNYVHRDLAARNVLVNAALVCKIADFGLSREIESATEGAYTTRGGKIPVRWTAPEAIAFRKFTSASDVWSMGIVCWEVMSYGERPYWNWSNQDVIKSIEKGYRLPAPMDCPEAIYQLMLDCWQKERTHRPTFANLTQTLDKLIRSPDTLRKIAQNSVRPPAHNPYYVTSHTAAAQAAAAAAVAAVTMPPGPAASTAGPFVDVVGHQAHQQAQSAIAVPVMPPGAGRSLHYHTHAATHALPHQQSPLTYPNWVPFSHFG
- the Eph gene encoding ephrin type-B receptor 1 isoform X1; the encoded protein is MAPFNMAGVAGLLATCAAVAASAAHLLPLLLLLICPRGTPAEQVVLLDTTTEEKLDWTRYPFGPQASTPGWVEESFTNFDKGINWRSYVVCDVAYNNVNNWLWTPFVERGPANRMYIEIKFTTRDCSLFPGNALSCKETFSLLYYEFDAATKEPPPWEPDSYKLIGRIAPGEGRFNMNSEVTINTEIKSIPVTKKGVYFAFRDQGACISILAIKVYYISCPEIAVNFSRYPATPTGKEVTVIEQTVGTCVPNAVKIQEPTSLCKGDGKWYLHSGGCHCKPGFQADVDKQECKECPIGKFKHVAGAEPCEPCPEHSKASDYGFTECRCDAGYYRAGKDPKNMPCTKPPSAPQNLTVNFVDQSTVILSWNAPHMQGGRTDTTYRVACDACSVGVKYIPSNPDIFNDTKITITGLNAVTTYRFQVFAENGVTPLSGKAEYVDITVTTEASVPSLVSNVRITSVKSSELSISWDAPVTEVGVSGDSDLVERYEVRCYPRYDDATNATVIQTSELSATFKGLKSSTDYAIQVRAKTTRGWGEYTPVVFKKTPHAIGPDYIGEEDNMQVRIIAGAIVAVVVLLVIIIIMTVLILRSRASDECNKKQPSDCDTLEYRNGEGLVVTYMHCKMDSSPIVTTHTNNKSKSSLTTPLFTPAVGVAAAGAGGAGGAGARSYVDPHTYEDPNQAVREFAREIDAGYITIEAIIGGGEFGDVCRGKLKLPPDGRTEIDVAIKTLKPGSADKARNDFLTEASIMGQFEHPNVIFLQGVVTKSNPVMIITEFMENGSLDTFLRANDGKFQVLQLVGMLRGIASGMQYLAEMNYVHRDLAARNVLVNAALVCKIADFGLSREIESATEGAYTTRGGKIPVRWTAPEAIAFRKFTSASDVWSMGIVCWEVMSYGERPYWNWSNQDVIKSIEKGYRLPAPMDCPEAIYQLMLDCWQKERTHRPTFANLTQTLDKLIRSPDTLRKIAQNSVRPPAHNPYYVTSHTAAAQAAAAAAVAAVTMPPGPAASTAGPFVDVVGHQAHQQAQSAIAVPVMPPGAGRSLHYHTHAATHALPHQQSPLTYPNWVPFSHFG
- the Eph gene encoding ephrin type-A receptor 4-A isoform X13, translating into MAPFNMAGVAGLLATCAAVAASAAHLLPLLLLLICPRGTPAEQVVLLDTTTEEKLDWTRYPFGPQASTPGWVEESFTNFDKGINWRSYVVCDVAYNNVNNWLWTPFVERGPANRMYIEIKFTTRDCSLFPGNALSCKETFSLLYYEFDAATKEPPPWEPDSYKLIGRIAPGEGRFNMNSEVTINTEIKSIPVTKKGVYFAFRDQGACISILAIKVYYISCPEIAVNFSRYPATPTGKEVTVIEQTVGTCVPNAVKIQEPTSLCKGDGKWYLHSGGCHCKPGFQADVDKQECKECPIGKFKHVAGAEPCEPCPEHSKASDYGFTECRCDAGYYRAGKDPKNMPCTKPPSAPQNLTVNFVDQSTVILSWNAPHMQGGRTDTTYRVACDACSVGVKYIPSNPDIFNDTKITITGLNAVTTYRFQVFAENGVTPLSGKAEYVDITVTTEASVPSLVSNVRITSVKSSELSISWDAPVTEVGVSGDSDLVERYEVRCYPRYDDATNATVIQTSELSATFKGLKSSTDYAIQVRAKTTRGWGEYTPVVFKKTPHAIGPDYIGEEDNMQVRIIAGAIVAVVVLLVIIIIMTVLILRRASDECNKKQPSDCDTLEYRNGEVGVAAAGAGGAGGAGARSYVDPHTYEDPNQAVREFAREIDAGYITIEAIIGGGEFGDVCRGKLKLPPDGRTEIDVAIKTLKPGSADKARNDFLTEASIMGQFEHPNVIFLQGVVTKSNPVMIITEFMENGSLDTFLRANDGKFQVLQLVGMLRGIASGMQYLAEMNYVHRDLAARNVLVNAALVCKIADFGLSREIESATEGAYTTRGGKIPVRWTAPEAIAFRKFTSASDVWSMGIVCWEVMSYGERPYWNWSNQDVIKSIEKGYRLPAPMDCPEAIYQLMLDCWQKERTHRPTFANLTQTLDKLIRSPDTLRKIAQNSVRPPAHNPYYVTSHTAAAQAAAAAAVAAVTMPPGPAASTAGPFVDVVGHQAHQQAQSAIAVPVMPPGAGRSLHYHTHAATHALPHQQSPLTYPNWVPFSHFG
- the Eph gene encoding ephrin type-B receptor 1 isoform X8, whose translation is MAPFNMAGVAGLLATCAAVAASAAHLLPLLLLLICPRGTPAEQVVLLDTTTEEKLDWTRYPFGPQASTPGWVEESFTNFDKGINWRSYVVCDVAYNNVNNWLWTPFVERGPANRMYIEIKFTTRDCSLFPGNALSCKETFSLLYYEFDAATKEPPPWEPDSYKLIGRIAPGEGRFNMNSEVTINTEIKSIPVTKKGVYFAFRDQGACISILAIKVYYISCPEIAVNFSRYPATPTGKEVTVIEQTVGTCVPNAVKIQEPTSLCKGDGKWYLHSGGCHCKPGFQADVDKQECKECPIGKFKHVAGAEPCEPCPEHSKASDYGFTECRCDAGYYRAGKDPKNMPCTKPPSAPQNLTVNFVDQSTVILSWNAPHMQGGRTDTTYRVACDACSVGVKYIPSNPDIFNDTKITITGLNAVTTYRFQVFAENGVTPLSGKAEYVDITVTTEASVPSLVSNVRITSVKSSELSISWDAPVTEVGVSGDSDLVERYEVRCYPRYDDATNATVIQTSELSATFKGLKSSTDYAIQVRAKTTRGWGEYTPVVFKKTPHAIGPDYIGEEDNMQVRIIAGAIVAVVVLLVIIIIMTVLILRSRASDECNKKQPSDCDTLEYRNGEGLVVTYMTTPLFTPAVGVAAAGAGGAGGAGARSYVDPHTYEDPNQAVREFAREIDAGYITIEAIIGGGEFGDVCRGKLKLPPDGRTEIDVAIKTLKPGSADKARNDFLTEASIMGQFEHPNVIFLQGVVTKSNPVMIITEFMENGSLDTFLRANDGKFQVLQLVGMLRGIASGMQYLAEMNYVHRDLAARNVLVNAALVCKIADFGLSREIESATEGAYTTRGGKIPVRWTAPEAIAFRKFTSASDVWSMGIVCWEVMSYGERPYWNWSNQDVIKSIEKGYRLPAPMDCPEAIYQLMLDCWQKERTHRPTFANLTQTLDKLIRSPDTLRKIAQNSVRPPAHNPYYVTSHTAAAQAAAAAAVAAVTMPPGPAASTAGPFVDVVGHQAHQQAQSAIAVPVMPPGAGRSLHYHTHAATHALPHQQSPLTYPNWVPFSHFG